CGGGTGGATCGCGTCCGAGTACGGCCTGCGGCCCGAGCCCTTCTACCTGGGCATCGGCTTGGTCATCATCGGTCTCGGCCTGTCGATGGCCTTTGTTCGCGAGACCTCCCATCACGTGGCCCACGAGGCCGCCAACCACGTTCAGCGAGATGGCCACCCAGGGGCCGAGCTGACGTCGCGGCAGGTGTTCGCGCTGTCCACGTGGCGGAACCCGTCGTTGTCGGCGGCCAGCCAGGCCGGGCTTGTCAACAACCTCAACGAGGGCATGGCCTGGGGGCTGTTCCCCCTGTTCTTCGCGGCCGGCGGGGTCTCGGTGGGCAAGATCGGCGGGCTCATCGCCATCGCCCCCGCCGTGTGGGGCGTCGGCCAGCTCTTCACCGGTGCCCTGTCCGACAAGGTCGGCCGCAAGTGGCTCATCGCCGGCGGCCAGTTCGCCGAGGCGACCGGGTTGACCATCATCGCTCTCGGCAACGGCTTCGGGGTGTGGGCGCTGGGCAGCGCCGTCTTCGGTGCCGGCACCGCCATGGCCTACCCCACGCTGATCGCGGCCATCGGCGACGTCGCCCACCCCACCTGGCGGGCCAGCGCGGTCGGCGTCTACCGGCTCTGGCGCGACCTGGGCTTCGCGGTCGGCGCCGTGCTCGCCGGCGTCCTCGCCGACGTGGTCAGCATCGAGTTCGCCATCCTCATCATCGCCGGCATCACCGCCGCCAGCGGCCTCGACGTCTCGGCCCGCATGCGCGAGACCCTCCACCGCCCGCCCCTGCCGGTCGTGCCCGACTGATGGACCAGAATCGGTCCATGAGTGGGCTCACCACCGACGGGTTCGGTCACCTCGCCTGGCTCCTCCGCGGGGCGGGGTCGTGACCGTCACCGCCCCACCAGCGAGCGCCGACACGCCCGACCACGAGGCGTACCGGGCCTGGGCGCAGCGCAGGGTCCTGCGCGCCCTGGTCATCGCGCAGGTCTTCGGTGGTGCCGGTCTCGCCGCTGGGGTCAGCGTCGGCGCCCTGCTGGCCAAGGACCTGCTCGGGTCGACCACCAGCGCCGGGCTGCCAGCCGCCCTGTTCACCGCCGGCTCCGCCGGCGCAGCCCTCACCGTGGGGCGCGTGTCCCAGCGACACGGCCGACGGATCGGGCTCACTGCGGGCTACGCCGCCGGGGCGGTCGGCGGTGCCGGGGTCGTGCTCGCCGCCGTGACCGAGAACGTGCCGCTCCTGCTCCTGGCCCTCCTCGTCTACGGCGCCGGTACCGCCACCAACCTGCAGTGCCGCTATGCCGGCGCCGACCTCGCCGAGGGCTCCCGCCGAGGTCGAGCCATCAGCACCGTGCTCGTGGCCACCACCCTCGGCGCCGTCGCCGGACCGAACCTGTTGCAGCTCACCGGCGACCTGGCCGAGTCGATCGACCTTCCCCGCCTCAGCGGCCCGTTCATGCTCGCCTCCGCCGTGTACGCCACCGCCGGAATCGTGGTCGCCCTGCTCCTTCGGCCCGACCCTCTGCTCACGGCGCGAGCGCTCGCCGGCTCCGGTGGCGACATCCCGGCTGCCGCATCGGCCACTGCCGGCGAGGCGCCGCGTGACCCCGCGCCGGCCGATGCCGTCGCGTGGTGGGCGCGCAACGGTCCCCTCGTCCTCGCCGCCTCCGGCATGGTCCTCGCCCAAGCGGTCATGGTCGCGGTGATGACCATGACGCCGGTGCACCTGGAGGACCACCAACACGGCCTCGACGCCGTCGGACTCATCATCGGACTCCACATCGGCGCCATGTACCTGCCGTCGCCGCTCACCGGCCGCCTCGTCGACCGGTTCTCACCAGCTGCGATGACCGCTGCCGGCGGTGCCGTGCTCGCGACCGCCGCCTTGACCGCCGCCGCCGCCGGACCGAGTGCGACGACCCTCGCCATTGCGCTGGTCCTGCTCGGGCTCGGCTGGAACCTCTCCCTCGTCGGCGGCACCACCCTGGTCACCAACCTCACCACCCTCGAGAACCGGGCCCGAACGCAGGGCTCGGTCGATCTTGCCGTCGCCCTCGCCGGTGCCGCCGGTGGGCTGTCCAGCGGCGCCGTCGTGGCCACCGCCAGCTTCGAGGCACTCGGTTTCCTGACCGCCGGCCTCGCCGCCCTCATCGTCTTCGGCGTCGCCCGCGCCCGACAACAGGTCATCGCGACGACCTGAGGGCCCGCACGCTGCCATCCGGCCCCACTACACCGTCATTCAAGTATGAAACGCTTACAGGTCGACCTGCTCAAGATCGGATCATCGCCAAGGTCAAACGAGGCCGCGAAGCGCTCAGCTCCGTCACCGAATCCGCGACGGACCACTAGTGGCAAACCGGGTCGTTCAGGTGTACCTTAGTAATGTATGCCTGAACATCGCGTGAACCTGACGGCCGGGACGGTCGGTCGAGACGAGGAGTGGTCCGACCTTCTCGGGTTCGTCGACTCCGACGCGAAGCATTCGACGCTGGCGATCATGTGGGGCCGACGTCGAATTGGCAAGTCGTTCTTGTTGGGGCAGCTGGCTGAGGGGCGCGGGCTCTACTACGAGGCGATCCGGGGGACGGCCAGCGAAGCCCTGAGCGACCTGGGCCGCGTCGTGGGCGAGACCATCGGTGCGCCCGGCCCGCTCAACCTCCCCGACTGGGAGACTGCCATCGACACCCTGATGCGTCTGGGCGAGGACAATCCCTTCGTCGTGGTCCTCGACGAGTTCCCGTACCTGCTGGAGGAGTCCCCCGAGCTGGAGTCGATCATCCAGCGGGCGTTCAACCCGAAGGGCAAGCTGCGCAACGGCACCCGGTGCCGGCTCGTGCTCTGCGGCTCGGCGATCTCGGTGATGGCGAAGCTGCTCGCAGGGACCGCGCCACTACGGGGGCGAGCTGGACTCGACCTGCGGATGAGCCCATTCGACTACCGCGACGCGCTCGGCCTGTACCCGACCGATGACCTGCTGTTGGCCACGCACCTGTACTCGATCATCGGTGGTGTCGCGGCCTATGCCCGCGACATGGTCGACAACGATCTGCCGAAGGACCGCAAGGACCTGGCCCGCTGGGTCGCCCACCGCGTCTTGGCACCGTCAGCGCCGCTGTCGCGCGAGGCCGAGGTGCTGCTGAGTGAGGACCCGACGACCGCGCAGGCGCGCAAGCCGAACCTCTACCACGCGGTGCTCGCCGCGACCGCGTTGGGTCACCGGACGCCGGCGAAGATCAACGACTACGCCAAGCTCTCAGGACCACGCCTCGATCCGATCCTGACCACGCTGGTCGGGGCGCAGTTCATCGAGAGGCTCGTGGACCCGACGAAGAGCAACCGACCGAGGTACTTCCCTGGAGATTCGATCATCCGGTTCCACTATGCGGTCATTCGCCCGAACCAGCCGCGCCTCCGTACCCGGTCCGCTGCGACCGCGTTCTGGCCGGCCGCCGAAGCCACCTTCCGCTCGAAGGTCGTGGGCCCCACCTTCGAGGGAATGGCTCGTCACTGGGCGACGCAGTACGCGACCATTCCCGGATTGGCCGGGCCCGGCACCCAGATCGGCGCTACCACCGTGTCCGTCGACGGGGCCGAGTATGAGGTCGACCTCGTCGCCGCCCGCGACGGCGGTGACTCGCCCGGCGAGCGCACCATCACCGCTCTCGGTGAGGCGAAATCCGGTGAGGACCTCACCTTCTCGCACCTGAACAAGCTCGAACGCTTTCGGGACACACTCGGCGACCGGGCCACAGATGCCACGCTCGTGTTGTTCGGCACGAGGTTCGCGAAGAACCTCGTCGCCAGAACCAAGGATCGCGGCGACGTCGAACTGGTCGACCTCGAACGTCTCTACATGGGCAGCTGACCCGCCAGAGGTGAAGGCGACCACGCCTCAGTTCGGGGGCCGTCTGGTTCGGGTTCGCCTGTTGAGAAGGTCCACGGGCGACGAGACGAGCGCAATCGCTCTCGATTGCAGTTCCATCCGCGGAAATGCGCAGCGTGAGACCGCGGAAATGCCGCACGGGGGGTCCCCCATCGCCGGCTTGGGGGCTGACCTGGGGCAAGGCGGCAACCCGTCAGTGAGGCCGTGGAGTGGCAATCCCTATCAGGTCTGCTGACCCAGGTTTGTGGCGCGATGTCGACGAGGCCCAGCCCGGCGAGCGACATGGCATGCAGCTCTCGCTCGCAGGGCCGAGTGGTCACACCGCGAGGTACCTGCCACGCTCGGGGCGCTGGATGACTTCCTTGTCGAGGAGGTACTTCAGGGTCGCGGTGATCTCGTTGAGCCGGTCCGACCTCCCCGCCTCGA
This genomic interval from Acidimicrobiales bacterium contains the following:
- a CDS encoding MFS transporter produces the protein MTNAATPPSTGTAATGIQLGLRENLPQFGLLVLINALVGATVGQERTVLPLLAEDVFGLSAYSAMLSFIAVFGVSKAITNLFAGTLGDRYGRKPVLIIGWLVAIPVPLLLIWAPTWGWVLFANVLLGINQGLTWSLTVIMKIDLVGPARRGLAMGLNEGAGYGAVAAAAWATGWIASEYGLRPEPFYLGIGLVIIGLGLSMAFVRETSHHVAHEAANHVQRDGHPGAELTSRQVFALSTWRNPSLSAASQAGLVNNLNEGMAWGLFPLFFAAGGVSVGKIGGLIAIAPAVWGVGQLFTGALSDKVGRKWLIAGGQFAEATGLTIIALGNGFGVWALGSAVFGAGTAMAYPTLIAAIGDVAHPTWRASAVGVYRLWRDLGFAVGAVLAGVLADVVSIEFAILIIAGITAASGLDVSARMRETLHRPPLPVVPD
- a CDS encoding MFS transporter, with product MTVTAPPASADTPDHEAYRAWAQRRVLRALVIAQVFGGAGLAAGVSVGALLAKDLLGSTTSAGLPAALFTAGSAGAALTVGRVSQRHGRRIGLTAGYAAGAVGGAGVVLAAVTENVPLLLLALLVYGAGTATNLQCRYAGADLAEGSRRGRAISTVLVATTLGAVAGPNLLQLTGDLAESIDLPRLSGPFMLASAVYATAGIVVALLLRPDPLLTARALAGSGGDIPAAASATAGEAPRDPAPADAVAWWARNGPLVLAASGMVLAQAVMVAVMTMTPVHLEDHQHGLDAVGLIIGLHIGAMYLPSPLTGRLVDRFSPAAMTAAGGAVLATAALTAAAAGPSATTLAIALVLLGLGWNLSLVGGTTLVTNLTTLENRARTQGSVDLAVALAGAAGGLSSGAVVATASFEALGFLTAGLAALIVFGVARARQQVIATT